A stretch of DNA from Micromonospora sp. WMMD1155:
GTGCCTGAGCAGTGGCGAGTAGCCGCGGAGGCCGCAGTCGCCGCCTCACGTCAGCCCGAAGGTGAGGTGACCTTGCGTGGACTACCGGTACGTCGGCCGGGCCGCAGGGTCATCCCGACCATCCCTGCGCAAACCCGTCGGACGCTCCCGCAGCCACGTGACCCTGACGCGATGCGTCGCCGGATGGCGGCGGTCGATCAAGCGCTCGGCGCTGCCGGGCGACGTACTCATCACTCACTTTCGGAGGAGCCTCCCCGATGACACGCCCGATGATTCACCCGCCGAGGCAAGACCAGTGGGGCTTTCTCCTCGACCACCTGTGCGCCACCCCGGGAATCGCACACGCCATCGCGGTGTCCACCGACGGGCTGCTGATCGCCAAGAGCGCGAAGCTATCGGAAGACAACGCCGACCAGCTCGCCGCCTGCACCGCCGGCCTGGCCAGCCTGACCAACGGAATGGCCAAGCTTCTGATGGGTGGCACGGTGGAGCAGACGGTCGTCGACATGGTCGAGGGTCGGGTAGCCATTATGTCGATTAGTGACGGCTCGGTGCTGACCGTGCTGGCCAACAGCGACGCGGACATGGGCCAGGTCGTCTACGAGATGGCCATGTTGATCAACCGGGTCGGTGGCGCGCTGACGCCGGACCAGCGACCCACGCCGCAGGCATGACGGGTCCCCAACAACCGGTGGGAACGGTTCAGCTTCACCACCCGTCGCCGTCCATCACCAATGCCGAGCAGCCCATGGCGAGCGGCGAGCGGCGGGTCAGCTCCGCGAAGATCGTGGTGGCTGGCGGGTTCGGTGCCGGTAAGACCACCTTCGTCGGCGCGATCTCCGAGATCACGCCCCTGCGCACCGAGGCGGTCATGACGACCGCCAGTGTGGGGGTGGACGACACCGCCGCCGTGCCGGGCAAGACAACGACGACCGTCGCGATGGACTTCGGCCGGATCACCATCGACGAATCGCTGATCCTCTACCTGTTCGGCACTCCCGGTCAGGACCGGTTCTGGTTCATGTGGGACGAAGTGTGCAGAGGTGCCCTCGGCGCGATCGTCCTGAGCGACACCCGCCGCCTCGATGACTGCTACGCCGCCATCGACTACTTCGACGAGCAGCAATTGCCGTACGCCGTCGCGATCAACACGTTCCCCGGGGCGCCCCGATTCGGCGACGGGGAGCTGCGCCAGGCGCTCAACGTGCCGGACACGGTCCCGCTGCTGCACGGCGACGCCCGCGACCGCGCGCAGGTCCGCCAGACGCTCATCGTCCTGGTCGAGCACGTCATCGCCCTGCGACGTGCCCGCGTCGACACCCATCCCCAACCCCGATGAGGAGCCCCGTGAACCGCCGACGACACCCCACCCGTCTGCTCGCCACCATCACCGCGGTGAGCATGCTCGCCGCGCTGGCCGGTTGTTCCGGCTCAAGCCTCGACAACGGCAGCGCCACCGGCGACACGATTCG
This window harbors:
- a CDS encoding roadblock/LC7 domain-containing protein, translated to MTRPMIHPPRQDQWGFLLDHLCATPGIAHAIAVSTDGLLIAKSAKLSEDNADQLAACTAGLASLTNGMAKLLMGGTVEQTVVDMVEGRVAIMSISDGSVLTVLANSDADMGQVVYEMAMLINRVGGALTPDQRPTPQA
- a CDS encoding ATP/GTP-binding protein, coding for MASGERRVSSAKIVVAGGFGAGKTTFVGAISEITPLRTEAVMTTASVGVDDTAAVPGKTTTTVAMDFGRITIDESLILYLFGTPGQDRFWFMWDEVCRGALGAIVLSDTRRLDDCYAAIDYFDEQQLPYAVAINTFPGAPRFGDGELRQALNVPDTVPLLHGDARDRAQVRQTLIVLVEHVIALRRARVDTHPQPR